One part of the Rutidosis leptorrhynchoides isolate AG116_Rl617_1_P2 chromosome 1, CSIRO_AGI_Rlap_v1, whole genome shotgun sequence genome encodes these proteins:
- the LOC139897591 gene encoding protein unc-13 homolog — protein MLPSDVDLCSPFRSVDGLDVDDIRTTAYEIFFTSCRSSPGFGGRNALQFYSSDHHHMNNSGDINGSGSKDHAAGGLMASRVKRALGLRMLKRSPSGASVNLSSSTSSSASPASTPGVGFSTVPGGRSRRPLTSAEIMRQQMKVSEASDNRLRKTLMRTLVGQMGRRAETIILPLELIRHLKPSEFKDANEYHIWQKRQLKILEAGLLLYPSNPLDKDDNFATSLRDIIHKSDLKPIDTGKTSETMRTLCNCVVSLAWRCAEGPTDICHWADGYPLNINLYVSLIRSIFDLNDETSILDEVDELIELMKKTWTSLGINKPMHDLCFTWVLFEQYVKTGQVENDLLSASQTMLTEVANDARKVDREPIYVQLLSSVLTSVTIWCEKRLMDYHQSFNDETIEVMEHILPLVFSATRILEETTVIEKGDIISDSAGNKVDHYTRSSLKNAFAKMVGKGNVISRTMPFQRVCETLIRLANETEELAYKEKRSFSMVLKKWHPISGGIAAVTLHSCYSALLKHFLTCNSDINNEMLTVLQRADKLEKVLINMVVEDSVECEDGGKTVIRQMIPYEVDAIIVKFLSKSVAGRLKRLKDVLHRAKETETWNPKSMTEPYAQSAVELMKLARELMVTFFDIPIAISEDLVYEFADGIEKILEEYTTFVASCGSKHNYTPTLPPLTRCSRGSKFVKLWKMATPCAVAGMSPYHLGLEEQGNNNPRPSTSRGTQRLYIRLNTLQYITSQLNTLEKCLPHSSKIIPSQKNRSVNGNPRRQAHFDQTRSSIVGATKHVSEVAAYRLIFLDSNAVLYGSLYVGHVVNARISPALRVLKQNFTLLSAIVTERDQALAFKEVMKASFEAYLMVLIAGGSGRSFAIADHEMIEDDLKHLKRLFSTNEDGLIEEDVVDKAADTVEGVVALMKKETEQLIEDFTVVVCEASGIELTEGQTLPLPPTTGRWSSSDPNTMLRVLCHRKDRVANQFLKTTFNLAKRA, from the exons ATGCTCCCATCTGACGTGGATCTTTGTTCTCCATTTCGAAGCGTCGATGGTCTTGACGTGGACGACATTCGCACAACCGCCTATGAAATTTTCTTCACGTCATGCAGGTCGTCCCCAGGTTTCGGAGGTCGTAACGCCCTCCAATTTTACTCTTCTGATCATCATCATATGAATAATAGTGGAGATATTAATGGGTCTGGATCGAAGGATCATGCGGCTGGGGGGTTGATGGCTAGTCGAGTTAAACGGGCGCTTGGGTTGAGGATGCTCAAAAGATCTCCTTCAGGTGCCTCCGTTAAtctatcatcatcaacatcatcatcagcaTCCCCTGCCTCAACCCCCGGTGTTGGGTTCTCTACTGTTCCCGGTGGGAGGTCCAGGAGGCCGTTGACGTCAGCTGAGATCATGAGACAACAAATGAAGGTCTCCGAGGCTAGTGATAATAGGCTTCGAAAGACGCTCATGAGAACCCTCGTCGGCCAG ATGGGGAGACGTGCAGAAACCATCATTCTACCATTAGAGCTCATTCGTCATCTAAAGCCATCCGAATTCAAAGATGCAAATGAGTATCATATTTGGCAAAAACGTCAACTCAAGATTCTCGAGGCCGGACTTCTTCTTTACCCCTCTAATCCTTTAGACAAGGACGACAACTTTGCTACAAGTCTGAGGGATATCATACATAAAAGTGATCTTAAACCCATTGACACTGGTAAAACTTCAGAGACCATGAGAACCTTATGCAATTGTGTAGTTTCGTTAGCATGGAGATGCGCTGAAGGACCCACCGATATTTGTCACTGGGCTGACGGATATCCATTAAACATCAACCTCTATGTTTCCCTTATCCGCTCTATCTTTGACTTGAATGACGAGACGTCCATACTTGATGAGGTGGACGAGCTTATCGAGCTCATGAAGAAAACATGGACTAGTTTGGGGATCAACAAGCCAATGCATGATTTGTGCTTTACATGGGTGCTTTTTGAACAATACGTTAAAACAGGACAAGTGGAGAACGATCTGCTAAGTGCGTCCCAGACCATGTTGACTGAAGTAGCCAACGACGCCAGAAAAGTTGATAGAGAACCTATTTATGTTCAATTGTTATCGTCGGTCCTTACTTCAGTCACCATATGGTGCGAAAAACGGTTGATGGATTACCATCAAAGCTTTAACGATGAAACGATTGAAGTGATGGAGCATATTCTACCTCTAGTTTTCTCGGCCACTCGAATCTTGGAAGAAACAACTGTAATAGAGAAAGGTGACATTATATCAGATTCTGCAGGAAATAAGGTTGATCATTATACAAGATCTTCTTTAAAAAATGCATTCGCCAAG ATGGTAGGGAAAGGAAATGTGATCAGCAGAACAATGCCATTTCAGCGAGTGTGTGAAACACTAATCCGACTTGCAAATGAAACAGAAGAATTGGCGTATAAGGAAAAGCGAAGTTTTAGCATGGTATTGAAGAAATGGCACCCAATATCGGGTGGAATTGCAGCGGTGACACTGCACTCATGTTATAGTGCCTTGTTAAAACATTTCTTAACATGTAACTCTGACATTAACAATGAGATGCTCACTGTTTTGCAAAGGGCTGATAAGCTAGAAAAGGTGTTGATAAACATGGTTGTTGAAGACTCGGTTGAATGTGAGGATGGGGGTAAAACAGTCATTAGACAGATGATTCCTTATGAAGTTGATGCCATCATTGTGAAGTTTTTGTCAAAATCGGTTGCTGGGAGACTCAAGAGACTCAAAGATGTTCTCCATAGAGCCAAAGAAaccgaa ACATGGAATCCCAAATCAATGACTGAACCTTACGCTCAATCAGCCGTAGAGCTAATGAAGCTAGCTAGAGAACTTATGGTCACCTTCTTTGATATTCCTATTGCGATTTCGGAAGATCTGGTTTATGAATTTGCAGACGGCATTGAGAAAATTCTCGAGGAATATACTACTTTCGTTGCATCATGTG GTTCGAAGCATAACTATACTCCTACACTTCCTCCCCTAACACGATGTAGCCGAGGGTCAAAATTTGTCAAACTCTGGAAAATGGCGACTCCTTGTGCAGTAGCCGGGATGAGTCCGTATCATTTGGGTTTGGAGGAACAAGGTAACAACAATCCGCGCCCATCAACCAGTCGAGGAACACAACGTCTTTACATCCGCCTCAACACTTTACAGTACATTACATCCCAATTAAACACTCTTGAAAAGTGTCTTCCGCATTCGTCTAAAATTATTCCTTCTCAAAAGAATCGATCTGTTAATGGAAACCCTCGTCGGCAAGCTCACTTTGACCAAACTCGGTCGTCCATTGTGGGGGCCACTAAACATGTCTCCGAGGTTGCAGCCTACCGCCTAATATTCCTTGATTCCAACGCTGTTTTGTATGGGAGCTTATACGTTGGCCATGTAGTGAACGCTAGAATCAGCCCTGCTCTTCGAGTTTTGAAACAAAATTTCACCCTGTTAAGCGCTATTGTAACGGAACGGGATCAAGCATTAGCGTTTAAAGAAGTGATGAAGGCTTCTTTTGAAGCCTACCTTATGGTTTTAATAGCCGGAGGAAGTGGTAGAAGTTTTGCAATAGCGGATCACGAGATGATTGAAGACGATTTAAAGCATTTAAAGAGGTTGTTTTCCACTAATGAAGACGGTCTTATTGAAGAAGATGTGGTGGATAAGGCGGCTGATACGGTTGAAGGAGTGGTGGCATTAATGAAAAAGGAAACGGAGCAATTGATAGAAGACTTTACGGTTGTCGTTTGTGAAGCAAGCGGTATCGAATTAACTGAAGGCCAAACACTTCCTCTGCCGCCCACAACCGGTAGGTGGAGCAGTAGTGATCCCAACACTATGTTGCGTGTTTTGTGCCATAGAAAAGATCGTGTTGCGAACCAATTCTTGAAGACAACTTTTAATCTAGCAAAACGAGCCTAA